The following proteins come from a genomic window of Solwaraspora sp. WMMA2065:
- a CDS encoding sulfurtransferase, giving the protein MVFDTADPTVAVTGLAAALAGGRPPTLLDVRWRLVGPPGRDDYVAAHLPGAVFVDLDAELCGPPGTGGRHPLPDPETLQRALRRAGVRTGHPVVVYDGGDGLAAARAWWTLRWAGHRPTWALDGGYPAWLAAAGQPVTADVPVPPPGDVTVRPGGLPVLDADAAGRLPRQGGLLIDVRADARYRGEHEPVDPVAGHIPGAVNLPTTLHLDDAGLLHDAGTLRDRFTGAGLRPQAPVAAYCGSGVTAAHTVLALHRVGRTDAALYPGSWSEWITDPARPVATGPEPG; this is encoded by the coding sequence ATGGTGTTCGATACCGCAGACCCTACCGTCGCCGTCACCGGGCTCGCCGCCGCGCTGGCCGGTGGGCGCCCGCCGACCCTGCTGGATGTGCGCTGGCGGCTCGTCGGCCCGCCGGGCCGTGACGACTACGTCGCCGCCCACCTGCCCGGCGCGGTCTTCGTCGACCTGGACGCCGAGCTGTGCGGCCCACCGGGCACCGGTGGCCGGCACCCGCTGCCCGACCCGGAGACGCTGCAGCGGGCGCTGCGCCGGGCCGGGGTACGCACCGGGCACCCGGTCGTCGTCTACGACGGTGGCGACGGTCTCGCCGCCGCCCGCGCCTGGTGGACGCTGCGCTGGGCCGGGCACCGGCCGACCTGGGCGCTCGACGGCGGCTACCCCGCCTGGCTGGCGGCGGCCGGCCAGCCGGTCACCGCCGACGTGCCGGTACCGCCGCCCGGCGACGTCACGGTACGCCCGGGAGGTCTCCCGGTGCTCGACGCGGACGCCGCCGGCCGGCTGCCCCGCCAGGGTGGACTGCTGATCGATGTCCGCGCCGACGCCCGGTACCGGGGCGAGCACGAGCCGGTCGACCCGGTGGCCGGGCACATCCCCGGCGCCGTGAATCTGCCGACCACGCTGCACCTCGACGACGCCGGGCTGCTGCACGACGCCGGCACGCTGCGGGACCGTTTCACCGGTGCCGGGCTGCGGCCGCAGGCCCCGGTCGCGGCGTACTGCGGGTCGGGGGTGACCGCCGCGCACACGGTGCTCGCCCTGCACCGCGTCGGCCGCACCGACGCGGCGCTGTACCCGGGATCGTGGAGCGAGTGGATCACCGACCCGGCCCGGCCGGTCGCCACCGGGCCGGAGCCCGGCTGA